A stretch of Synechococcus sp. WH 8020 DNA encodes these proteins:
- the psaA gene encoding photosystem I core protein PsaA encodes MTKSPPERGSTRKSKFVKVDNPATFELFGKPGHFDRALAKGPKTTTWVWNLHANAHDFDSHTSDLQEVSRKIFSAHFGHLAVIFIWLSGAFFHGARFSNYSGWLADPTHVKPSAQVVWPVFGQEILNGDMGAGHQGIQITSGLFHMWRAWGITTETQLMSLAIGALVMAGLMLNAGVFHYHKAAPKLEWFQDAEAMLNHHLAGLFGLGSLSWAGHLIHVSAPTTKLMDAIDAGQPLVLNGKTIASVADIPLPHEFFNQDLLAQLYPGFGAGIGAFFSGDWAAYSDFLTFKGGLNPVTGSLWMTDIAHHHLAIAVMFIVAGHMYRNNYGIGHSIKEIHEAHQGDPLLFPASNGHKGIYEFMTNSWHAQLAVNLAMGGSVCIVVAQHMYAMPPYPYIGVDYPTQIGLFTHHMWIGGFLIVGGAAHAAIAMIRDYDPAQHVDNVLDRVLKARDAIISHLNWVCIWLGAHSFGLYVHNDTMRALGRPQDMFSDSAISIQPVFAQWIQNIHAGAAGSTAPNALAGVSEVFNGSVVAIGGKVAAAPIPLGTADFMVHHIHAFTIHVTVLILLKGVLYARSSRLVPDKANLGFRFPCDGPGRGGTCQVSAWDHVFLGLFWMYNSLSVVIFHFSWKMQSDVWGTVNADGSVQHITNGNFANSAITINGWLRDFLWAQAAQVINSYGSNTSAYGLMFLGAHFVWAFSLMFLFSGRGYWQELIESIVWAHNKLKVAPAIQPRALSITQGRAVGVAHYLLGGIATTWAFFHAHILVVG; translated from the coding sequence ATGACCAAAAGCCCACCAGAGCGTGGGAGCACTCGCAAGAGCAAATTTGTCAAGGTCGACAACCCTGCGACCTTTGAACTGTTCGGTAAGCCCGGGCATTTCGACAGAGCTCTTGCGAAAGGCCCCAAGACCACAACCTGGGTTTGGAACCTCCACGCCAACGCTCACGATTTCGATAGCCACACGAGTGACCTTCAAGAGGTCTCTCGGAAGATTTTTAGTGCTCACTTCGGCCACTTGGCCGTGATCTTCATCTGGCTGAGCGGCGCCTTCTTCCACGGAGCCCGCTTCTCCAACTATTCCGGCTGGCTCGCCGATCCCACCCACGTGAAGCCAAGTGCTCAGGTGGTGTGGCCGGTGTTCGGTCAGGAAATTCTCAACGGTGACATGGGTGCCGGACATCAAGGCATCCAGATCACCTCAGGCCTCTTCCACATGTGGCGTGCCTGGGGCATCACAACTGAAACCCAGTTGATGTCTCTTGCAATCGGCGCTCTGGTGATGGCCGGCCTCATGCTCAATGCAGGCGTCTTCCACTACCACAAGGCAGCTCCAAAGCTGGAGTGGTTCCAAGATGCCGAGGCCATGTTGAACCACCACCTGGCTGGTCTATTCGGCCTGGGTTCCCTGTCATGGGCTGGTCACCTGATCCATGTCTCGGCTCCCACCACCAAGTTGATGGATGCTATTGATGCCGGCCAGCCGCTGGTACTTAATGGAAAGACCATCGCTTCTGTGGCGGATATTCCACTGCCTCATGAATTCTTTAATCAGGATTTACTCGCTCAGCTCTATCCAGGATTTGGCGCCGGTATTGGTGCCTTCTTCTCTGGAGATTGGGCCGCATACAGCGATTTCCTGACTTTTAAAGGTGGTCTCAACCCAGTAACGGGAAGCCTGTGGATGACTGACATCGCTCATCACCATCTGGCGATTGCAGTGATGTTCATTGTTGCTGGTCATATGTACCGCAACAATTACGGCATCGGTCACTCTATTAAGGAGATCCACGAAGCCCATCAGGGTGATCCTCTGCTCTTCCCTGCAAGTAATGGCCATAAAGGCATCTACGAGTTCATGACGAACTCCTGGCATGCCCAACTGGCAGTCAACCTTGCAATGGGCGGTTCAGTTTGTATCGTCGTTGCCCAGCACATGTACGCGATGCCTCCGTATCCGTATATAGGTGTCGATTACCCGACTCAGATCGGTTTGTTCACCCATCACATGTGGATTGGTGGCTTCTTGATCGTTGGTGGTGCAGCCCACGCTGCCATCGCCATGATTCGCGACTACGACCCCGCTCAGCACGTCGACAACGTGCTTGACCGTGTTCTCAAGGCACGTGATGCGATCATCAGCCACCTGAACTGGGTGTGCATCTGGCTCGGTGCTCACAGCTTCGGCCTCTATGTGCACAACGACACGATGCGTGCTCTGGGTCGTCCTCAAGACATGTTCAGCGACTCGGCGATTTCGATTCAGCCGGTTTTTGCGCAGTGGATTCAGAACATCCATGCAGGAGCTGCAGGTAGCACCGCTCCTAACGCTCTTGCCGGTGTGAGCGAAGTCTTCAACGGTTCCGTTGTCGCCATCGGTGGCAAGGTTGCTGCTGCCCCGATCCCTCTGGGCACCGCTGATTTCATGGTGCACCACATTCACGCATTCACGATTCACGTGACTGTGCTGATTCTTCTGAAGGGCGTGCTTTATGCCCGCAGCTCCCGCCTCGTTCCAGACAAAGCAAACTTGGGCTTCCGCTTCCCATGCGACGGCCCAGGCCGTGGTGGCACCTGTCAGGTGTCTGCTTGGGACCACGTATTCCTTGGTCTGTTCTGGATGTACAACTCCCTCTCCGTCGTGATCTTCCACTTCAGCTGGAAGATGCAGAGCGACGTTTGGGGAACCGTCAATGCTGATGGAAGTGTTCAGCACATCACCAATGGCAATTTTGCCAACAGTGCAATCACCATCAACGGCTGGCTGCGTGACTTCCTGTGGGCCCAGGCCGCGCAGGTGATCAACAGCTATGGCTCAAACACCAGTGCCTATGGCCTGATGTTCCTTGGTGCTCACTTTGTCTGGGCCTTCAGTTTGATGTTCTTGTTTAGTGGCCGCGGCTACTGGCAAGAGCTGATTGAGTCCATCGTTTGGGCTCACAACAAGCTGAAGGTGGCACCTGCTATCCAGCCTCGTGCACTTTCAATCACCCAGGGCCGTGCCGTGGGTGTCGCTCATTACCTCTTGGGCGGCATCGCGACCACATGGGCCTTCTTCCACGCCCACATCCTTGTGGTCGGCTGA
- the psaB gene encoding photosystem I core protein PsaB, whose amino-acid sequence MATKFPSFSQGLAQDPTTRRIWYGIATAHDFESHDGMTEEKLYQKLFSTHFGHLAIIGLWVSGNLFHIAWQGNFEQWVSDPLHVRPIAHAIWDPHFGQGAIDAFTQAGASSPVNIAYSGLYHWFYTIGMTTNAELYQGSIFMMILSAWALFAGWLHLQPKFRPSLAWFKNAESRLNHHLAVLFGFSSIAWAGHLVHVAIPESRGQHVGWDNFLNVLPHPAGLQPFFTGNWGVYAQNPDTTGQIFGTAEGSGTAILTFLGGFHPQTEALWLTDIAHHHLAIGCIFVIAGHMYRTNFGIGHSIREILEAHNPPTGTPGDLGAGHKGLYDTINNSLHFQLGLALASLGVITSLVAQHMYAMPSYAFIAKDYTTQAALYTHHQYIAIALMCGAFAHGAIFFIRDYDPEANKDNVLGRMLEHKEAIISHLSWVSLFLGFHTLGLYVHNDVVVAFGTPEKQILVEPVFAQFVQAASGKMIYGFDVFLANASSTATLASQNIPGEHYWMDAINGVRGSNDLFLPIGPGDFLVHHAIALGLHTTTLILVKGALDARGSKLMPDKKDFGYSFPCDGPGRGGTCDISAWDAFYLAVFWALNTVGWVTFYWHWKHLAIWQGNVAQFNESSTYLMGWFRDYLWLNSSQLINGYNPFGSNNLAVWSWMFLFGHLVWATGFMFLISWRGYWQELIETIVWAHERSPIANMMGWRDKPVALSIVQARVVGLAHFSVGYVLTYAAFLIASTSGKFG is encoded by the coding sequence ATGGCAACGAAATTTCCTTCGTTTAGCCAGGGTCTGGCACAGGACCCGACAACCCGCCGCATCTGGTACGGGATCGCCACGGCTCACGACTTCGAGAGCCATGACGGAATGACGGAGGAGAAGCTTTACCAAAAGCTCTTCTCCACCCATTTCGGGCATCTCGCGATCATCGGCCTTTGGGTTTCGGGAAACCTGTTCCATATCGCCTGGCAGGGCAACTTCGAGCAGTGGGTCTCCGACCCATTGCACGTCCGCCCAATCGCTCACGCAATTTGGGATCCCCATTTTGGTCAAGGCGCTATTGATGCCTTCACTCAAGCGGGTGCATCCTCCCCAGTGAATATTGCCTATTCAGGCCTTTATCACTGGTTTTACACCATCGGCATGACCACGAATGCCGAGCTGTATCAGGGCTCCATCTTCATGATGATCCTGTCGGCTTGGGCACTGTTCGCTGGTTGGCTGCACTTGCAGCCCAAGTTCCGTCCTTCTCTGGCTTGGTTTAAAAACGCCGAATCCCGCCTGAACCACCATCTGGCTGTTCTGTTTGGATTCAGCTCAATCGCTTGGGCCGGACACCTGGTTCACGTGGCTATTCCTGAGTCCCGTGGTCAGCACGTTGGTTGGGACAACTTCCTGAATGTTTTGCCTCACCCGGCAGGCCTTCAGCCCTTCTTCACTGGTAACTGGGGCGTTTATGCCCAAAACCCTGACACCACAGGTCAGATTTTTGGTACCGCTGAAGGATCGGGTACAGCGATCCTGACCTTCCTCGGTGGCTTCCACCCTCAGACCGAAGCCCTCTGGCTCACTGACATCGCGCATCATCATCTGGCCATCGGTTGCATTTTTGTGATCGCCGGTCACATGTACCGCACCAATTTCGGTATCGGTCATTCGATCCGCGAGATTCTTGAAGCTCACAACCCACCAACCGGAACCCCCGGCGACCTCGGTGCTGGCCACAAAGGTCTTTACGACACCATCAACAACAGCCTGCACTTCCAGCTTGGTCTTGCTCTCGCCTCTTTAGGCGTGATCACCAGCCTGGTGGCACAGCACATGTATGCGATGCCGTCGTATGCCTTCATCGCGAAGGACTACACGACCCAGGCTGCGCTCTACACCCATCACCAGTACATCGCCATCGCCCTGATGTGCGGTGCCTTTGCTCACGGTGCGATCTTCTTTATTCGCGACTACGACCCAGAAGCCAATAAGGACAACGTCCTGGGTCGGATGCTCGAGCACAAAGAAGCCATCATCAGTCACTTGAGCTGGGTCTCTCTTTTCCTTGGTTTCCATACCCTTGGCCTCTACGTCCATAACGACGTAGTTGTGGCCTTCGGAACCCCTGAGAAGCAGATCCTTGTCGAGCCCGTCTTTGCCCAGTTCGTCCAAGCCGCTTCAGGCAAGATGATCTATGGCTTTGATGTGTTCCTGGCCAACGCCTCAAGTACTGCAACCCTTGCTTCTCAGAACATCCCTGGAGAGCACTATTGGATGGATGCCATCAACGGTGTTCGTGGCAGCAATGACTTGTTCCTACCTATTGGTCCTGGTGACTTCCTTGTTCACCATGCCATTGCTCTAGGACTCCACACCACCACCCTGATCCTTGTGAAGGGTGCTCTGGATGCCCGTGGCTCCAAGTTGATGCCTGACAAGAAGGACTTTGGCTACTCCTTCCCCTGCGACGGTCCTGGCCGTGGCGGCACCTGTGACATCTCTGCCTGGGACGCGTTCTATCTCGCTGTCTTCTGGGCTTTGAACACAGTGGGTTGGGTCACCTTCTACTGGCATTGGAAGCACCTTGCGATTTGGCAAGGCAACGTGGCTCAGTTCAACGAATCCAGCACCTACCTGATGGGCTGGTTCCGCGACTACCTCTGGCTGAACAGCTCACAGCTGATCAATGGATACAACCCATTTGGCAGTAACAACCTGGCCGTCTGGTCTTGGATGTTCCTGTTTGGTCACCTGGTTTGGGCGACCGGTTTCATGTTCCTGATCTCCTGGCGTGGTTATTGGCAGGAGCTCATTGAGACCATCGTTTGGGCTCACGAACGCAGTCCTATCGCCAACATGATGGGCTGGCGTGACAAGCCTGTGGCTCTCTCCATCGTTCAGGCACGTGTGGTTGGTCTGGCTCACTTCTCGGTTGGTTATGTGCTCACGTACGCAGCCTTCCTGATCGCCTCCACCTCTGGCAAGTTCGGATGA
- a CDS encoding cupin, protein MRLVEVGTLATPALHQSSSEQAHFFDYRSAANPQQSGLINPVPYRSFSPDFFDQSGCDVLPLDLSEKLGCSGPATGPSLCANFIRLDRGEQRTSAVATSQLFFITNGEGETQACGRTFQWSKGDMLVLPAGGDAIHSSIEKAGLYWVHDAPLLRYLGVEPAQARFEPSFYSHRDSKRHLDAIANSPNGARANRVSVLLGNSNFPQTRTITHTLWAMLGILPAGQIQRPHRHQSIALDFAVECQPGCYTMIGTKLDANGMIINGHREDWAPGAAFVTPPGYWHSHHNESGADAYVLPIQDAGLHTYLRTLDIAFSGGN, encoded by the coding sequence ATGCGTCTCGTTGAGGTCGGCACCTTGGCAACTCCCGCTTTGCATCAGTCATCATCTGAGCAAGCCCATTTTTTTGATTACCGCTCCGCTGCGAACCCTCAACAGAGTGGCCTGATCAATCCAGTTCCCTATCGGTCATTTTCGCCAGATTTTTTCGATCAATCCGGTTGCGATGTCCTTCCTCTTGATCTGAGTGAAAAGCTTGGCTGCTCTGGCCCAGCCACCGGTCCATCTCTTTGCGCGAATTTTATTCGCCTCGACCGTGGTGAACAACGCACCAGTGCAGTTGCAACAAGTCAGCTGTTTTTCATCACGAATGGAGAAGGGGAAACGCAAGCCTGCGGGCGCACCTTCCAATGGTCAAAGGGAGACATGTTGGTGCTGCCTGCGGGTGGCGACGCGATTCACTCCAGCATCGAAAAAGCAGGACTTTATTGGGTGCATGACGCACCGCTCCTTCGCTATCTCGGCGTCGAGCCTGCACAAGCTCGGTTTGAGCCGAGCTTCTACAGCCATCGGGACAGCAAACGACATCTGGATGCGATTGCAAACAGCCCCAACGGTGCTCGTGCCAACCGTGTCAGCGTTTTGCTGGGCAACAGCAATTTTCCACAAACGCGAACGATCACCCATACGCTCTGGGCCATGCTTGGAATCTTGCCTGCTGGCCAGATCCAACGACCCCACCGCCACCAATCGATCGCACTTGATTTCGCGGTTGAGTGCCAACCCGGCTGTTACACGATGATCGGCACAAAGCTGGATGCGAACGGGATGATTATCAATGGGCATCGTGAAGATTGGGCCCCGGGAGCGGCCTTCGTGACACCCCCCGGGTACTGGCATTCTCACCACAACGAATCCGGAGCTGATGCTTACGTGCTGCCGATTCAAGATGCAGGCCTGCACACCTATCTACGCACGCTGGACATCGCCTTCAGCGGCGGGAATTAA
- a CDS encoding fatty acid desaturase, with amino-acid sequence MTTTTQTISQHMAPSTYPKRIDFKLTPFMASDDRIASWQILNTVVPIIAVAIAMSAVTTSFNTTTIVLTPLLLVLMVLLLSRSFSLMHDCGHQSLFSSKRSNRIAAFGLSLIHGMPQHPWSRGHAFHHKHNGNWDRYRGPSALITREQYEARSPRSQWLYRVLRHPLLLFPGGFFYLIIKPRLALLLSFFEFIGHSIKSTIKMVRTSSWTSPKQVCLNYKSSFFYTSGECVDMIANTAIVGLLWWWIGSSIGYAHFWILYALVMSCSAAVMIAVFFIQHNFPDSYTSDEDNWSYFRGAISGSSFLQMPAVLNWFTADIAYHHIHHLSERIPNYRLKECHEANIHLVDNVHKLYLYQVSDCFSLILWDRERFELVSPFA; translated from the coding sequence ATGACAACGACCACTCAGACGATTAGCCAACACATGGCGCCTAGCACTTACCCCAAACGGATCGACTTCAAACTCACTCCTTTTATGGCCAGCGATGACCGCATAGCGAGCTGGCAGATCCTGAACACCGTGGTTCCGATCATCGCGGTGGCGATCGCGATGTCTGCGGTCACAACATCGTTCAACACCACAACCATCGTGTTGACACCCTTGCTCCTCGTGTTGATGGTTCTGCTGCTCAGTCGCAGCTTCTCCCTGATGCATGACTGCGGACATCAAAGCCTGTTCAGCTCCAAGCGCTCGAATCGAATTGCGGCCTTCGGCTTGAGCTTGATTCACGGCATGCCGCAACATCCCTGGTCACGTGGACACGCTTTCCATCACAAACACAATGGAAATTGGGATCGCTATCGCGGACCATCCGCTCTGATCACACGCGAGCAATACGAAGCGCGATCTCCACGGTCCCAGTGGCTTTATCGCGTCTTACGCCATCCATTGCTGCTATTTCCAGGTGGATTCTTTTATCTCATCATTAAGCCAAGGCTTGCCTTACTTTTGAGCTTCTTTGAATTCATTGGCCATTCCATCAAAAGCACCATAAAAATGGTGCGCACAAGCTCCTGGACATCTCCAAAACAAGTTTGTTTGAATTACAAATCTAGTTTCTTTTATACCAGCGGAGAATGTGTCGACATGATTGCCAATACAGCGATCGTTGGACTGTTGTGGTGGTGGATCGGAAGCTCCATAGGCTACGCACATTTCTGGATTCTTTATGCCTTGGTGATGAGCTGCAGTGCCGCGGTAATGATTGCGGTCTTTTTCATCCAACACAATTTCCCAGATTCTTATACAAGCGATGAAGATAATTGGAGTTATTTTCGTGGAGCCATCTCTGGATCGTCATTCCTTCAAATGCCTGCAGTTTTGAATTGGTTTACTGCCGATATCGCTTATCACCATATTCACCACCTCTCAGAGCGCATTCCAAATTATCGATTGAAAGAATGCCATGAGGCCAATATTCATCTTGTAGATAATGTCCACAAACTTTATCTGTATCAGGTTAGCGATTGCTTCTCTCTCATCCTTTGGGACCGGGAACGCTTCGAGTTGGTTTCACCATTCGCATAA